Proteins from a genomic interval of Kaistia defluvii:
- a CDS encoding arginyltransferase has translation MTQHSTDTPQFFLTAPSPCPYLPGQMERKVFTHLVGEKASALNEILTQGGFRRSQNIAYRPACEACKACISIRVPVDQFITTRSFRRVLEKNSDLIGTRVDAAPTSEQYSLFRAYLDARHSQGGMADMTVLDYAMMVEDTHVDTMLVEYRFRGPDSGITGQGEGPLIATALTDLLSDGLSMVYSFYEPDLIDRSLGTLMILDHIRRARRMGLPYVYLGYWVDGSKKMAYKARFKPQQHLGPRGWELAGQSSE, from the coding sequence ATGACCCAGCATTCGACCGACACGCCGCAGTTCTTCCTGACCGCGCCATCGCCCTGCCCGTATCTTCCGGGGCAGATGGAGCGAAAGGTGTTCACGCATCTGGTCGGCGAGAAGGCCTCGGCCCTCAATGAAATCCTGACGCAGGGCGGCTTCCGGCGTAGCCAGAACATCGCCTATCGCCCGGCCTGCGAGGCCTGCAAGGCCTGCATCTCGATCCGCGTTCCCGTCGATCAGTTCATCACCACGCGCAGCTTTCGGCGCGTGCTGGAGAAGAACAGCGACCTGATCGGCACGCGCGTCGACGCCGCGCCGACCTCAGAGCAATATTCCCTGTTCCGCGCCTATCTCGATGCCCGCCATTCCCAGGGCGGCATGGCCGACATGACCGTGCTCGACTACGCCATGATGGTCGAGGACACGCATGTCGACACGATGCTGGTCGAATACCGGTTCCGCGGCCCCGACAGCGGCATCACCGGCCAGGGCGAGGGACCGCTGATCGCGACCGCGCTCACCGACCTGCTCTCGGACGGCCTGTCGATGGTCTATTCGTTCTATGAGCCGGACCTGATCGACCGGTCGCTTGGAACGCTGATGATCCTCGACCACATCCGCCGCGCCCGGCGCATGGGCCTGCCCTACGTCTATCTCGGCTATTGGGTCGATGGCTCGAAGAAGATGGCCTACAAGGCCCGCTTCAAGCCCCAGCAGCATCTCGGCCCCCGCGGTTGGGAGCTGGCGGGCCAAAGCAGCGAGTGA
- the parC gene encoding DNA topoisomerase IV subunit A, which produces MGKALIPPDGGHVETINLREALEERYLAYALSTIMGRALPDARDGLKPVHRRILYGMHLLRLSPDSAFKKSAKIVGDVMGSFHPHGDQSIYDALVRLAQDFSSRYPLVDGQGNFGNIDGDGAAAYRYTEARMTEVAQMLLEGIDEDAIDFRENYSGDLKEPIVLPASIPNLLANGTSGIAVGMATSVPPHNIAELCDASLLLIKNPDATAEELVQHVQGPDLPTGGIIVDNRAQITEAYRTGKGGFRVRARWHVEDQGRGTYLIVVTEIPYQVQKSRLIEKIAELIQTRKVPLLADVRDESAEDIRVVLEPRARTVDAALLMESLFKLTELESRISLNMNVLSKGIVPKVMTLSEVLREWLDHRREVLVRRSAFRLAQIKHRLEVLEGYLVAYLNLDEVIRIIRYEDEPKQELMKTFSLTDLQAESILNMRLRSLRKLEEFEIRSEHEKLSAEMAEIESLLGSEDKQWKTVAWQIKEVRKTFGPETPLGKRRTGFADAPSHDVEDIQQSMIEREPITVVVSEKGWIRALKGHVSDFTTLTFKTDDGLKMAFHAETTDKLLVFSTGGKFYTLGADKLPGGRGHGEPIRLMVDMDNAQDIVTVFVHKPGRKLLLASTDGRGFVVPETEVIANTRKGKQVLNVDGTEEARICVEAAGDLVAIIGQNRKFLIFPAEQIPEMTRGKGVRLQRYKDGGPADIHMFSKAEGLTWMDSSGRSFTRSAEELRDWIAERGQAGRLPPDKFPKTNSFGTPPLK; this is translated from the coding sequence ATGGGAAAAGCGCTGATTCCGCCAGACGGCGGCCATGTCGAAACGATCAATCTCCGCGAGGCGCTTGAAGAGCGCTACCTCGCCTACGCCCTTTCGACCATCATGGGTCGGGCGTTGCCGGATGCGCGCGACGGGCTGAAGCCCGTCCATCGCCGCATCCTCTACGGCATGCACCTGCTGCGCCTCAGCCCGGATTCGGCCTTCAAGAAATCGGCCAAGATCGTCGGTGACGTGATGGGCTCGTTCCATCCGCATGGCGACCAGTCGATCTATGACGCGCTCGTGCGCCTGGCCCAGGATTTCTCCTCGCGCTATCCGCTGGTCGACGGTCAGGGCAATTTCGGCAACATCGACGGCGACGGCGCGGCAGCGTACCGCTACACCGAAGCGCGCATGACCGAAGTCGCGCAGATGCTGCTCGAAGGCATCGACGAGGACGCGATCGATTTTCGCGAGAACTATTCCGGCGACCTGAAGGAGCCGATCGTTCTCCCGGCGAGCATTCCGAACCTGCTCGCCAACGGCACGTCGGGCATCGCGGTCGGCATGGCGACCTCGGTGCCGCCGCACAACATCGCCGAGCTTTGCGACGCCTCGCTGCTGCTGATCAAGAACCCCGACGCGACGGCCGAGGAACTGGTCCAACACGTCCAGGGCCCGGATCTGCCGACCGGCGGCATCATCGTCGACAACCGCGCGCAGATCACCGAGGCCTATCGCACCGGCAAGGGCGGGTTCCGCGTCCGCGCTCGCTGGCATGTCGAGGACCAGGGCCGCGGCACCTATCTGATCGTCGTCACCGAGATTCCCTATCAGGTGCAGAAGTCGCGCCTGATCGAGAAGATCGCCGAACTGATCCAGACGCGGAAGGTGCCGCTGCTGGCGGACGTGCGCGACGAGTCGGCCGAGGATATCCGCGTCGTGCTGGAGCCGCGCGCCCGCACGGTCGACGCCGCGCTGCTGATGGAATCGCTGTTCAAGCTCACCGAGCTCGAGAGCCGCATCTCGCTCAACATGAATGTCCTCTCGAAGGGCATCGTGCCGAAGGTGATGACCCTTTCGGAAGTGCTGCGCGAGTGGCTCGACCACCGCCGCGAGGTGCTGGTGCGCCGTTCGGCGTTCCGCCTGGCGCAGATCAAGCACCGGCTCGAAGTTCTGGAAGGCTATCTCGTCGCCTACCTGAACCTCGACGAGGTGATCCGGATCATCCGCTACGAGGATGAGCCGAAGCAGGAGTTGATGAAGACCTTCTCGCTGACCGACCTGCAGGCCGAGTCGATCCTCAACATGCGCCTGCGCTCCCTGCGCAAGCTCGAGGAATTCGAGATCCGCAGCGAGCACGAGAAGCTCTCGGCCGAGATGGCGGAGATCGAGTCGCTGCTCGGTTCCGAGGACAAGCAGTGGAAGACGGTCGCCTGGCAGATCAAGGAGGTCCGCAAGACCTTCGGCCCGGAGACGCCGCTCGGCAAGCGCCGCACCGGCTTCGCGGACGCGCCGTCGCATGACGTCGAGGATATCCAGCAGTCGATGATCGAGCGCGAGCCGATCACCGTCGTGGTTTCCGAAAAGGGCTGGATCCGCGCGCTCAAGGGCCATGTCAGCGATTTCACGACGCTGACCTTCAAGACCGATGACGGGCTGAAGATGGCGTTCCATGCCGAGACGACGGACAAGCTGCTGGTGTTCTCCACCGGCGGCAAGTTCTACACGCTCGGCGCCGACAAGCTGCCCGGCGGGCGCGGCCATGGCGAGCCGATCCGCCTGATGGTCGATATGGACAATGCGCAGGACATCGTCACGGTGTTCGTCCACAAGCCCGGCCGCAAGCTGCTGCTGGCCTCGACCGATGGTCGCGGCTTCGTCGTGCCGGAGACCGAGGTCATCGCCAATACCCGCAAGGGCAAGCAGGTGCTGAATGTCGACGGCACCGAGGAAGCGCGGATCTGCGTCGAGGCGGCGGGCGACCTCGTCGCCATCATCGGCCAGAACCGCAAGTTCCTGATTTTCCCGGCCGAGCAGATCCCCGAGATGACGCGCGGCAAGGGCGTCCGGCTGCAGCGCTACAAGGATGGCGGCCCGGCCGACATCCACATGTTCTCCAAGGCCGAGGGGCTGACCTGGATGGATTCATCCGGCCGCAGCTTCACCCGTTCGGCCGAGGAACTGCGCGACTGGATCGCCGAGCGCGGCCAGGCCGGCCGGCTGCCGCCGGACAAGTTCCCCAAGACCAACAGTTTTGGAACGCCGCCGCTGAAGTAG
- a CDS encoding RDD family protein, with protein MTHYDDAYRYNGMVFDPVREPELFDGVLSKRFFAFIMDAILIGVFLLVASLVIIAMGVLTLGIAWLLFGLPLFAIVALLYVGLTLGGPKAATPGMRMAGVTIRSTDGQRIGPIIAAAHSLIFWFSVSVLTPLVLLVGLFSNRKRLLQDMLLGTVILNAGPLTRTRR; from the coding sequence ATGACGCACTATGACGACGCCTACCGCTATAACGGCATGGTCTTCGACCCGGTGCGCGAACCGGAACTCTTTGACGGCGTGCTGTCGAAGCGCTTTTTCGCGTTCATCATGGATGCCATTCTGATCGGCGTCTTCCTGCTGGTCGCGTCGCTGGTGATCATCGCGATGGGCGTCCTCACGCTCGGCATCGCCTGGCTGCTGTTCGGCCTGCCGCTATTCGCCATCGTCGCCCTGCTTTATGTCGGCCTGACGCTGGGCGGCCCCAAGGCGGCCACGCCCGGCATGCGCATGGCGGGCGTCACCATCCGCAGCACGGACGGCCAGCGCATCGGCCCGATCATCGCCGCCGCGCATTCGCTGATCTTCTGGTTCTCGGTCTCGGTGCTGACGCCGCTGGTCCTGCTGGTCGGGCTCTTCTCCAACCGCAAGCGCCTGCTGCAGGACATGCTGCTGGGCACCGTGATCCTCAACGCCGGCCCGCTGACGCGCACCCGGCGCTGA